Genomic DNA from Immundisolibacter sp.:
CGTCGGCACCCGCGAGCGGGTGGTGCTGCTGGAAGTGGCCGGCCGGCAACTGCTGGTCGGCGTCGCGCCGGGACGCGTGCAGGCGCTGCTGGTGCTCGGCGACGCTCCGGCCAAGGTGCCGACAAGCGTTCCGGCCGAGTCGTTTGCGGCCAGTCTGGATGCGGCCGTCGGCGCGGCCGGGCAGGGCGCACCATGAAACGCCTGCTGCTTGCCTTGCTGCTGCTGGCGCCGCTGCCGGCGCTGGCACAGGCCGGCCTGCCGGCCCTGACGCTGACGCAGGCCGCCGGTGGCGGCCAGACCTGGAGCGTCAGCCTGCAGGTGCTGGCGGTGATGACCTTCCTGACGCTGCTGCCCGGCGTGCTGCTGGCGATGACCTCCTTCACGCGCATCGTGATCGTGCTGGCCATCCTGCGCCAGGCGCTGGGCACCGGCCAGACGCCGTCGAGCCAGATCCTGGCCGGCCTGGCGCTGCTGCTGACGCTGTTCGTGATGGGGCCGGTTCTGAACCGGATCAACGGCGAGGCGCTGCAGCCGTACATGGAAGAAAAGCTCAGCCTGCCGGATGCCGCCCTCAAGGCCGCGGCGCCGCTACGGCAGTTCATGCTGGCACAAACCCGCGAGAGCGACATTGCCACCTTCGCCCGCATCTCGGGCCGGGAAGCGGCCTTCGAGAGCCCGGACGCGGTGCCGTTCACGCTGCTGACGGCGGCCTTCGTGACCAGCGAGCTCAAGACCGCGTTCCAGATCGGCTTTCTGCTGTTCATCCCGTTCGTGGTCATCGACCTGGTGGTGGCCAGCGTGCTGATGTCGCTGGGCATGATGATGCTCTCGCCGATGATCATTTCCCTGCCGTTCAAGATCATGCTGTTCGTGCTGGTCGACGGTTGGGCGCTGGTCATGGGCACGCTGGCCGGCAGCTTTTACCAGTGAGCATGGGCCGATGACTACGCAAACCGTGCTCGACGTCGGCCGCGACGCGCTGTGGATGTGCCTGCTGCTGGCCGGCGGGCCGCTGCTGGCGATGCTGCTGGTCGGTCTGCTGGTGGGCATGCTGCAGGCCGCCACGCAGATCAACGAAATGACCTTGAGCTTCGTGCCCAAGCTGATCGTGATGGCCCTGCTGCTGGTGCTGACCGGCCCGTGGCTGGTGCAGACGCTGGTCGACTACACGCAGCGGCTGGTCACCGGCATTCCGGGTCTGATCGGCTGATGGACATCGACAGTGCCCGCATCGGCGCCTGGGTCGGCCAGTTCTTCTGGCCGTTCCTGCGCCTGTCGGCATTCTTGCTGGCGGCGCCGGTGTTCGGTGCCCGCAGCGTGCCGGTGCGGGTGCGCATCACCATCGGCCTGGCGCTGACGGTGGTGCTGCTGCCCACGCTGCCGGCCGCGCCGGCGCTGGACGTGCTGTCGCCGCTCGGCTTGCTCACGGCCGTGCAGCAAATCGGCATCGGCGTGCTGGGCGGTTTCCTGCTGCAACTGTTCCTGGCTGCACTCAGCTTTGCCGGCGAGATGGTGTCGCTGGGCATGGGCCTGGGTTTCGCGTCGCTGGTCGATCCGCAAAACGGCGTCAGCGTGCCGCTGCTGGCGCAGCTGTACGTGATGCTGGTGATCCTGCTCATGCTGGCGGTCGACGGCCACCTGCTGCTGCTGGAGCTGCTGGCGAGGAGCTTCAGCACGCTGCCGGTGGGGCCGGTCGGGCTGCGCTTCGAGGATTTCCGGGCCGTGGCCGGTTTCGTCAGCGACATGTTTGCGCTCGGCCTGCTGGTGGCGCTGCCGGCGGTCACGGTGCTGCTGGTGGTGAATCTGGCCTTTGCGGTCATCAGCCGGGCAGCGCCGCAGCTGAACCTGTTTGCGATCGGCTTCCCGGTGTCGCTGCTGGTCGGCCTGCTGATCGTGCTGCTCACGCTGCCGGCGCTGCCCGGTCAGTGGGACGGCATCTTCGGGCAGGCCATGGGGCGCCTCTCGGCGCTGCTCGGAGCGCGCTGACATGGCCGAAGAAAGCGCGCAGGAACGCACAGAAAAGGCCACCCCCAAGCGCCTGCAGGACGCCCGTGACAAGGGCCAGGTGGCGCGCTCGCGCGAGCTCAATTCGGCCGCGCTGGTGCTGCTGGGTGCCGGCGGGCTGTGGGCGCTGGGCGATCGCATCGGCGGCAGCCTGCTGGGGTTGATGCGGCATGGTTTTGCGTTCGACCGGGCGACCGCGCTCGATCCGGCGGCCCTGGCGACGCGTCTGGGCGAGGCCAGCGGGCAGGCTCTGCTGGCGCTGGCGCCGTGGCTGGTGCTGGCGGTGGTGGTGGCCGCCGCGGCGCCGCTGCTGCTGGGCGGTTTTCTGCTGTCGGGCGAGAACCTGCAACCGAAATTCGAACGCCTCGATCCGGTCAAGGGCATCAAGCGCGTGTTCTCGGCCCAGGGCGCGATGGAGACCGGCAAGGCGCTGGCCA
This window encodes:
- the fliQ gene encoding flagellar biosynthesis protein FliQ — translated: MTTQTVLDVGRDALWMCLLLAGGPLLAMLLVGLLVGMLQAATQINEMTLSFVPKLIVMALLLVLTGPWLVQTLVDYTQRLVTGIPGLIG
- the fliP gene encoding flagellar type III secretion system pore protein FliP (The bacterial flagellar biogenesis protein FliP forms a type III secretion system (T3SS)-type pore required for flagellar assembly.) codes for the protein MKRLLLALLLLAPLPALAQAGLPALTLTQAAGGGQTWSVSLQVLAVMTFLTLLPGVLLAMTSFTRIVIVLAILRQALGTGQTPSSQILAGLALLLTLFVMGPVLNRINGEALQPYMEEKLSLPDAALKAAAPLRQFMLAQTRESDIATFARISGREAAFESPDAVPFTLLTAAFVTSELKTAFQIGFLLFIPFVVIDLVVASVLMSLGMMMLSPMIISLPFKIMLFVLVDGWALVMGTLAGSFYQ
- a CDS encoding flagellar biosynthetic protein FliO, producing the protein MRVVPALLLLCPLPALAAPSVLAAGGQMLVSLALVVALIGGVFVLLRRLQLRTGGAGSIRTLAAHSVGTRERVVLLEVAGRQLLVGVAPGRVQALLVLGDAPAKVPTSVPAESFAASLDAAVGAAGQGAP
- the fliR gene encoding flagellar biosynthetic protein FliR encodes the protein MDIDSARIGAWVGQFFWPFLRLSAFLLAAPVFGARSVPVRVRITIGLALTVVLLPTLPAAPALDVLSPLGLLTAVQQIGIGVLGGFLLQLFLAALSFAGEMVSLGMGLGFASLVDPQNGVSVPLLAQLYVMLVILLMLAVDGHLLLLELLARSFSTLPVGPVGLRFEDFRAVAGFVSDMFALGLLVALPAVTVLLVVNLAFAVISRAAPQLNLFAIGFPVSLLVGLLIVLLTLPALPGQWDGIFGQAMGRLSALLGAR